In Kryptolebias marmoratus isolate JLee-2015 linkage group LG4, ASM164957v2, whole genome shotgun sequence, the following proteins share a genomic window:
- the LOC119616561 gene encoding alkaline phosphatase-like yields the protein MKVFGLLIACSCFISGSLGKPPFPEEEKDPKFWHTKAQRALKSALTVQHLNKNKAKNIILFLGDGMGVPTVTTARILKGQLNGQSGEETVLEMDKFPFVSLAKTYNTDAQVPDSAGTATAFLCGVKANEGTVGVSAAAVRFQCNTTKGNEVTSILRWAKDAGKSVGIVTTTRVVHATPSAAYAHSVNRDWYSDNEMPAEALQAGCKDIARQLIENIPNIDVVMGGGRKYMIPKDTPDVEYPTQTKHNGTRKDGRNLVQEWVNRVKDKKGHYVWNKKQLLSLNPNNVDYLLGLFEPSDMTYDLERNAETDPSLTEMVDVAIKILKKNQEGFYLLVEGGRIDHGHHEGKAKQALHEAVEMDRAIGRADLLTSVYDTLTVVTADHSHVFTFGGYTRRGNSIFGLAPMVSDIDQKPFTSILYGNGPGYKIINGTRENVSTINYMEDNYQAQSAVPIASETHGGEDVAVFAKGPMAHLLHGVQEQNYIPHVMAYAACIGQNRDHCGASGGTVGLQPVLSSSQPFLQ from the exons ATGAAGGTGTTTGGCCTGCTCATCGCTTGCTCCTGTTTTATCTCAGGAAGCTTGGGGAAGCCGCCATTTCCAG aagaagaaaaagatccCAAGTTTTGGCACACAAAGGCTCAGCGGGCCCTGAAGTCTGCGTTGACAGTCCAACatctcaataaaaacaaagcaaagaataTCATCCTCTTTCTTGGTGATG gGATGGGAGTCCCAACTGTGACGACGGCTCGAATACTGAAGGGTCAGCTGAACGGACAGAGTGGAGAGGAGACAGTGCTGGAAATGGACAAGTTCCCCTTTGTCTCTTTGGCTAAG ACATACAACACTGATGCACAGGTGCCAGACAGTGCTGGAACAGCCACAGCTTTCCTCTGTGGGGTTAAAGCCAACGAGGGCACAGTGGGAGTGAGTGCAGCTGCTGTTCGCTTCCAGTGCAACACCACGAAGGGCAACGAAGTCACCTCCATCCTCAGATGGGCCAAGGATGCAG GAAAGTCTGTGGGAATCGTGACAACAACGCGGGTCGTCCACGCAACACCAAGCGCTGCTTACGCTCACTCTGTGAACAGAGACTGGTACTCCGACAACGAGATGCCAGCTGAAGCTCTGCAGGCCGGATGCAAAGATATCGCGAGGCAGCTGATTGAAAACATTCCCAACATTGAT gTTGTTATGGGAGGAGGGAGAAAATATATGATCCCAAAAGACACGCCAGATGTAGAATATCCCACTCAAACGAAGCACAACGGCACGCGGAAAGACGGGAGAAACCTGGTGCAGGAGTGGGTAAACAGGGTGAAGGATAAG aaaGGCCATTATGTATGGAACAAGAAGCAGCTCCTTTCTCTAAACCCAAACAACGTGGATTACTTGTTGG GTCTTTTTGAACCTTCGGATATGACTTACGACTTGGAAAGGAACGCTGAAACGGATCCCTCCCTGACAGAAATGGTCGACGTAGCCATAAAGATCCTGAAGAAGAACCAGGAAGGATTTTACCTGCTTGTAGAGG GGGGACGTATTGACCACGGACACCACGAGGGCAAGGCCAAGCAGGCTCTGCATGAAGCTGTGGAAATGGACCGGGCCATCGGACGGGCTGATCTCCTGACCAGCGTCTACGATACACTGACTGTAGTTACTGCTGACCACTCTCATGTGTTCACCTTCGGAGGCTACACACGCAGAGGAAATTCAATATTTG GTCTGGCCCCCATGGTGAGTGATATTGACCAGAAGCCTTTCACTTCCATTTTATATGGAAACGGACCTGGTTacaaaatcatcaatggaacaAGGGAGAATGTTTCCACCATTAACTACA TGGAAGACAACTACCAGGCCCAGTCTGCTGTTCCCATCGCATCAGAGACTCACGGAGGCGAGGATGTGGCTGTGTTTGCCAAGGGGCCCATGGCTCACCTGCTACATGGGGTCCAGGAGCAGAACTACATCCCCCACGTCATGGCATACGCAGCCTGTATCGGCCAAAACCGGGACCACTGTGGCGCGAGCGGTGGGACCGTCGGGTTACAACCAGTCCTCTCAAGCTCGCAGCCATTTTTGCAGTGA